The Methanophagales archaeon genomic interval TGTATTTGCTACAGCGGCATGTAAAGCGAGTATAAAAGCAGGTGAAAAGCTCTCCTATGAGTCTATGCGAGCGATAGTGGAGGAGTTAAAGAAAACAAAGATACCCTATACCTGCCCACACGGCAGACCAACCATGATTCGGCTGAGCAGAAAGGATATAGAGAAGAGATTCAAAAGGCGATGATAAGGATAAAGGAAAGAAAAGAGCCTGAAACTGGAAACCTTATTTTATTATTTTCTATTTATCGCGCTGCTGCCGCCTCCTTTACCCGGTCCACCAGTATATCCACTATCCGCTCATCTACACCTATCGGCTTGCCGTAAATGAGTTTCACATCCTTCCCTATCTCCGCCCATTCGCCTGCGAACGTATCCTTCAATTTCTCTGGTATATCCTCTTTTGTATGCGCCCCATCTGCCAGGAAGACGGGCAATGCTATTATATTCTTTATACCACTTCGCGCAAGCTCC includes:
- the cfbA gene encoding sirohydrochlorin nickelochelatase; its protein translation is MAEEEDTAVVLIGHGSRLPYGKEVMEELRRRLEMRGIFKVVRTAFMQINTPSIEETLRELARSGIKNIIALPVFLADGAHTKEDIPEKLKDTFAGEWAEIGKDVKLIYGKPIGVDERIVDILVDRVKEAAAAR